From a single Drosophila sulfurigaster albostrigata strain 15112-1811.04 chromosome 3, ASM2355843v2, whole genome shotgun sequence genomic region:
- the LOC133844038 gene encoding uncharacterized protein LOC133844038, producing MKFFSLSSVLTLSAVASAALAAPQDASRLRRDVSELVDASAVDFVPPVTEYLPAADVVDATEQPSAVLGDEGYEYRTVRRLKLRHRNRRDVSHLSTRYLPPPSKNYLPPAAAALPTPAAPAAPVPVVDDTEEVVSAVEPKVAREYLPPAAEEVSTEAAPVVAETEAPAVEEQPEPEPEPEADVRVVDVPTAELRDDGYHYKQPEEMPVELKEASPAAPQEYLPPLGDDVVAEGPADGESAVLTKDGYQYRAIRRYRF from the exons ATG AAATTCTTCTCGCTTAGCAGTGTGCTCACTTTGTCCGCCGTTGCCAGCGCCGCTTTGGCTGCTCCCCAGGATGCCTCTCGGCTGCGTCGCGATGTCTCCGAGCTAGTCGATGCCTCCGCGGTGGATTTCGTGCCTCCGGTTACGGAGTATTTGCCCGCCGCCGATGTTGTCGATGCCACCGAGCAGCCGAGCGCTGTTTTAGGCGATGAGGGCTACGAGTATCGCACTGTGCGTCGCCTCAAGCTGCGTCATCGCAATCGTCGCGATGTCTCGCATCTGTCCACTCGCTACTTGCCACCACCCAGCAAGAACTATCTGCccccagctgctgctgcgctgccaACTCCAGCTGCCCCAGCTGCACCTGTGCCTGTGGTCGATGACACCGAGGAAGTTGTCTCTGCCGTCGAACCCAAGGTGGCACGTGAGTATCTGCCACCAGCAGCCGAGGAGGTCAGCACCGAGGCAGCACCAGTTGTGGCCGAGACCGAGGCGCCAGCTGTCGAGGAGCAACCCGAACCCGAGCCTGAGCCTGAGGCTGATGTCCGTGTGGTCGATGTGCCCACAGCCGAGCTGCGTGACGATGGCTATCACTACAAACAGCCCGAGGAGATGCCCGTCGAGCTGAAGGAAGCCTCTCCGGCTGCTCCCCAGGAGTACTTGCCGCCTCTTGGTGACGACGTCGTTGCCGAAGGACCCGCCGATGGCGAGAGTGCTGTGCTCACCAAGGATGGTTATCAGTATCGCGCCATCCGTCGTTACAGATTCTAG